In Fibrobacter sp. UWH4, a single genomic region encodes these proteins:
- a CDS encoding branched-chain amino acid aminotransferase — protein MNTVDWKTLPFGYYDTDYNVRCYYRNGQWGKIELSSSKDISIHMAATCLHYGQEGFEGLKAYTGKDGKVRIFRVDENAKRMQNTANRVLMAVPPVELFREMVHTVVKANKRFVPPYGYGATLYIRPLLIGMSPEVGVKPADEYLLMMFVTPVGPYFKDGFKPVDMMISRNYDRAAPQGTGTVKVGGNYAASLQSLAEAKKLGYSSTIYLDAKEKKYIDECGPANFFGIKGKTYVTPKSESILPSITNKSLQQLAEHLGYTVERRQVPFEELAEFSETAECGTAAVITPIKKIVDPVAGKEFTYGDGKNPGPVCTELFTKYTAIQFGEAEDPFGWTEVVEL, from the coding sequence TTGAACACTGTCGATTGGAAGACGCTCCCCTTCGGTTATTATGACACCGATTACAATGTACGCTGCTACTACCGCAATGGTCAGTGGGGCAAAATCGAGCTGTCTTCTTCCAAGGATATTAGCATCCACATGGCCGCTACTTGCTTGCATTACGGCCAGGAAGGTTTTGAAGGCCTCAAGGCTTACACGGGCAAGGACGGCAAGGTCCGTATTTTCCGCGTCGACGAAAACGCGAAGCGTATGCAGAACACCGCTAACCGCGTGCTCATGGCTGTGCCGCCTGTTGAATTGTTCCGCGAAATGGTTCACACCGTGGTGAAGGCCAACAAGCGCTTTGTTCCGCCGTATGGCTACGGTGCAACGCTCTACATCCGTCCGCTCCTCATCGGTATGAGCCCGGAAGTGGGTGTGAAGCCTGCCGACGAATACCTGCTCATGATGTTCGTGACTCCGGTGGGTCCGTACTTCAAGGACGGGTTCAAGCCGGTGGACATGATGATCAGCCGCAACTACGACCGCGCCGCTCCGCAGGGTACGGGTACGGTGAAGGTCGGCGGTAACTACGCCGCTAGCCTTCAGTCCCTTGCAGAAGCCAAGAAGCTCGGTTACTCCAGCACCATTTACCTCGATGCAAAGGAAAAGAAGTACATCGACGAATGCGGTCCGGCAAACTTCTTCGGTATCAAGGGCAAGACCTACGTGACCCCGAAGTCCGAATCCATTTTGCCGTCGATTACGAACAAGAGCTTGCAGCAGCTGGCTGAACACCTCGGTTATACCGTGGAACGCCGCCAGGTCCCGTTCGAAGAACTCGCTGAATTCTCCGAAACTGCCGAATGCGGTACCGCCGCCGTGATCACCCCGATCAAGAAGATCGTGGATCCGGTTGCCGGCAAGGAATTCACCTACGGTGACGGTAAGAATCCGGGCCCGGTTTGTACGGAACTCTTCACGAAGTACACTGCTATCCAGTTCGGTGAAGCGGAAGACCCGTTTGGCTGGACTGAAGTGGTGGAACTGTAA
- a CDS encoding glycogen/starch/alpha-glucan phosphorylase produces MAKSFKKAEEVSVLGTDAESFRKAFTDHIHHTLARNSATVTDHEKFLAVAYAVRDRLVDRWIKTQETYYQKDVKRVYYLSLEFLIGRTLGNSVLNLDVESAVTEALDELGMTLEELREQEVDAGLGNGGLGRLAACFLDSMATLELPATGMGIRYEYGMFSQKIVNGEQEEQPDNWLRLTNPWEIARPSNEVKVPMYGYVVSWMDEKGRLRNRWETKDYVLALPYDTPIPGYKNNTVNNLRLWSAKSTDDFGLSYFNNGDYIAAVQDMELSETISKVLYPNDASMNGKELRLKQQYFLCSASLQDIIRRFKKLHEGEWKVFPEKVAIQLNDTHPAISIAEMMRILLDEENLEWDEAWEIVTHTFAYTNHTLMPEALEKWPVSLFEKLLPRHLQIIYEINARFLRQVSLKWPGDNARLARMSLIEEGGCKMVRMAYLSIVGSFAVNGVAALHSDLLKTTLFKDFYELWPEKFNNKTNGVTPRRWVRKANPAMSELISSKIGEGWVKDLDELKKLEKFAKDAKFQKEFMAVKKQNKERLAKYLKATQGVDVDVNTFFDVQVKRIHEYKRQLLNILHAIHLYIQLKDGKEIMPRTIMIGGKAAPGYWMAKQIIRLANAVAAIIDADPVCKGKLKMVFLENYRVSFAEKIIPAADLSEQISTAGTEASGTGNMKFALNGALTIGTLDGANVEMKEEVGDDNIFIFGLTVEEVTDLLAKGYHPRDFYEHDDDLRRVIDLIASGFFSPDRPDLFKHIADKLLTNDNYLLCADFRSYVDMQKRVAEEYQDKKTWAEKAILNVARMGKFSSDRTIKQYAEEIWNAKGCSIKL; encoded by the coding sequence ATGGCAAAATCATTCAAGAAAGCAGAAGAAGTCTCTGTACTCGGTACCGATGCGGAATCGTTCCGCAAAGCATTTACCGACCACATCCACCACACGCTCGCCCGTAACAGCGCGACCGTGACCGACCACGAAAAGTTCCTCGCCGTTGCATACGCTGTACGCGACCGCCTCGTGGACCGCTGGATCAAGACCCAGGAAACCTACTACCAGAAAGACGTGAAGCGCGTCTACTACCTGTCCCTCGAATTTTTGATTGGCCGTACCCTCGGCAACTCCGTTCTGAACCTTGACGTCGAAAGCGCCGTGACCGAAGCTCTTGACGAACTCGGCATGACTCTCGAAGAACTCCGTGAACAGGAAGTCGACGCCGGCCTCGGTAACGGTGGTCTCGGCCGCCTCGCCGCCTGCTTCCTCGACTCCATGGCTACGCTCGAACTCCCGGCCACCGGTATGGGCATCCGCTACGAATACGGTATGTTCAGCCAGAAGATCGTGAACGGCGAACAGGAAGAACAGCCGGATAACTGGCTGCGCCTCACCAACCCGTGGGAAATCGCCCGTCCGTCGAACGAAGTCAAGGTTCCGATGTACGGCTACGTGGTAAGCTGGATGGACGAAAAGGGCAGACTCCGTAACCGTTGGGAAACCAAGGACTACGTGCTCGCTCTCCCCTACGACACTCCGATTCCGGGTTACAAGAACAACACCGTGAACAACCTGCGCCTCTGGAGCGCCAAGTCCACCGACGACTTCGGCCTCAGCTACTTCAACAACGGTGACTACATCGCCGCCGTGCAGGACATGGAACTTTCCGAAACCATTTCCAAGGTGCTCTACCCGAACGACGCTTCCATGAACGGTAAGGAACTGCGCCTCAAGCAGCAGTACTTCCTCTGCTCTGCATCGCTGCAGGACATCATCCGCCGCTTCAAGAAACTCCACGAAGGCGAATGGAAGGTGTTCCCCGAAAAGGTCGCCATCCAGTTGAACGACACGCACCCGGCAATCTCTATCGCCGAAATGATGCGAATCCTCCTCGACGAAGAAAACCTGGAATGGGACGAAGCCTGGGAAATCGTGACGCACACGTTTGCCTACACGAACCACACCTTGATGCCCGAAGCTCTCGAAAAGTGGCCGGTCAGCCTGTTCGAAAAGCTGTTGCCGCGTCACCTCCAGATCATTTACGAAATCAACGCACGCTTCCTGCGTCAGGTGTCCCTCAAGTGGCCCGGCGACAACGCTCGCCTCGCCCGCATGAGCCTCATCGAAGAAGGCGGCTGCAAGATGGTCCGCATGGCTTACCTCTCCATCGTGGGATCGTTCGCCGTGAACGGTGTGGCAGCACTCCACTCCGACCTCTTGAAGACGACTCTCTTCAAGGACTTCTACGAACTGTGGCCTGAAAAGTTCAACAACAAGACGAACGGCGTGACGCCGCGTCGCTGGGTCCGCAAGGCTAACCCGGCTATGTCCGAACTCATTTCTTCCAAGATCGGCGAAGGCTGGGTCAAGGACCTCGACGAACTCAAGAAGCTCGAAAAGTTTGCGAAGGACGCCAAGTTCCAGAAGGAATTCATGGCCGTCAAGAAGCAGAACAAGGAACGCCTCGCCAAGTACCTCAAGGCAACGCAGGGCGTCGATGTCGACGTGAACACGTTCTTCGACGTGCAGGTCAAGCGTATCCACGAATACAAGCGCCAGCTCCTGAACATTCTGCACGCCATTCACCTGTACATCCAGCTGAAGGACGGCAAGGAAATCATGCCGCGCACCATCATGATCGGTGGTAAGGCCGCTCCGGGTTACTGGATGGCCAAGCAGATCATCCGTCTTGCCAACGCCGTTGCCGCCATCATCGATGCCGATCCGGTTTGCAAGGGCAAGCTCAAGATGGTGTTCCTCGAGAACTACCGCGTGTCTTTCGCCGAAAAGATCATTCCGGCCGCAGACCTCTCCGAACAGATTTCCACCGCAGGCACCGAAGCTTCCGGTACCGGTAACATGAAGTTCGCCCTGAACGGCGCACTCACCATCGGTACACTCGATGGCGCCAATGTGGAAATGAAGGAAGAAGTCGGCGACGACAACATCTTTATCTTCGGCCTCACCGTGGAAGAAGTCACCGACTTGCTCGCCAAGGGTTACCATCCGCGCGACTTCTACGAACACGACGACGATCTGCGCCGCGTGATCGACCTGATCGCTTCCGGCTTCTTCAGCCCCGATCGTCCGGACCTGTTCAAGCACATTGCCGACAAGCTCCTCACCAACGACAACTACCTGCTCTGCGCAGACTTCCGCAGCTACGTGGACATGCAGAAGAGAGTCGCCGAGGAATACCAGGACAAGAAGACCTGGGCAGAAAAGGCAATCCTCAACGTCGCTCGTATGGGCAAGTTCAGCTCCGACCGTACCATCAAGCAGTACGCCGAAGAAATCTGGAACGCCAAGGGCTGCAGCATCAAGCTGTAA
- a CDS encoding sugar transferase gives MEQENVNPAIGSILDEQKLKNIVYPARLFRARLNEEFLRANRTRKPFLYIKIYAHQYDFFGWGSPDKTVENTWRISILTMFSHLRFIDVLGYLSDGSGLGIILLNSDLSTLESIRKEILHKLNDAGLIQTLRIKPKRPIFEAYVYTGLQEKDNLELADKIKDFNSTNGSFFSLSRLNLDHIWEHPHTIRFRHIIKRFVDITCTSVAILLCSPLLLFCALAVKISDPKGPIIFKQTRVGKNGKLFTMYKFRSMYVDAEERKKELMAQNETGGKTFKMKNDPRIYPFGHVLRKFSLDELPQFFNIIKGDMSIVGPRPPIPSEVAEYEPWHRMRLSVTPGLTCIWQVSGRSNISFEGQMRLDNDYIKRNGKLSDDFSLILKTFKVVFKGEGAY, from the coding sequence ATGGAACAAGAAAACGTCAATCCGGCAATCGGCTCGATTCTGGACGAACAGAAGCTTAAGAACATTGTCTACCCGGCAAGGCTTTTCAGGGCACGCCTGAACGAAGAATTCTTGCGAGCAAACCGCACGCGCAAGCCCTTCCTGTATATCAAGATTTATGCCCATCAGTACGACTTTTTCGGCTGGGGCAGCCCCGACAAGACCGTCGAGAATACCTGGCGTATCAGTATTCTCACCATGTTCTCGCATCTGCGTTTTATCGACGTCCTCGGTTACCTGTCCGACGGAAGCGGTCTCGGAATCATCCTCCTGAATTCCGACCTATCGACTCTTGAATCCATCCGCAAAGAAATCCTGCATAAGCTCAATGACGCGGGCCTCATCCAGACACTCCGCATCAAGCCCAAGCGCCCCATTTTCGAAGCGTATGTCTACACCGGTCTCCAGGAAAAAGACAACCTGGAGCTCGCCGACAAAATCAAGGATTTCAACAGCACGAATGGCAGCTTTTTCTCGCTTTCGCGCCTGAACCTGGATCACATCTGGGAACACCCGCACACAATCCGTTTTCGTCACATCATCAAGCGCTTCGTAGACATCACCTGCACAAGCGTAGCTATTCTCCTTTGTTCGCCCCTGCTGCTGTTCTGCGCCTTGGCGGTCAAGATCAGCGACCCGAAGGGGCCCATCATCTTCAAGCAGACTCGCGTCGGCAAGAACGGCAAGCTGTTCACCATGTACAAGTTCCGCAGCATGTACGTGGACGCCGAAGAACGCAAGAAGGAACTCATGGCCCAGAACGAAACGGGCGGAAAAACCTTCAAGATGAAAAACGACCCACGAATCTATCCGTTCGGTCACGTGCTCCGCAAGTTCAGCCTCGACGAACTTCCGCAGTTTTTCAACATCATCAAGGGCGACATGTCCATCGTGGGTCCGCGTCCTCCGATTCCATCTGAAGTGGCGGAATACGAACCGTGGCACCGCATGCGTCTTTCCGTGACGCCGGGCCTTACCTGCATCTGGCAAGTAAGCGGCCGCAGCAATATCAGTTTCGAAGGCCAGATGCGTCTGGACAACGACTACATCAAGCGCAACGGCAAGCTGAGCGACGACTTCTCCCTGATCCTGAAGACCTTCAAGGTCGTATTCAAGGGCGAAGGCGCTTACTAG
- a CDS encoding histidine phosphatase family protein, with protein sequence MNVKKLVARAFPMVCAACITAVIAGCGDDSSTPTKPEITNPASSAAVANSSDAAVSDVCLQDPTSPSCNTEVPPASSASAPDNGGNSGEGVSSATDQGGDVPPITATFAAAKTLSVIPDTNGFYDVGDIYKAAPETYRIAYVLRHAERESGLGQESQLTEVGVAQALAVGEKLSGGDESFYYASTDFIRTRETCNNIAKGRGETANVTETQAELLNGSYFLTVPSDSLDAFAKKKGGGWKIISVYAYGEDYYADQVALHFYDLFERGNQFVMENIVANMPKWKRVSILVSHDVLLEPLVVYASNREVDVNFYRSGRWVNYLTGVAVVLNAENQVELYPVRGTDIGYMTQKKVVIRTDSTTTVVDPAE encoded by the coding sequence ATGAACGTAAAGAAACTGGTTGCCCGCGCTTTTCCGATGGTTTGCGCTGCTTGCATTACGGCTGTGATTGCCGGTTGTGGCGATGATTCGTCTACTCCGACAAAGCCCGAAATCACGAATCCCGCCTCGTCGGCTGCTGTGGCTAATAGTTCGGATGCGGCCGTTTCTGATGTCTGCCTTCAAGATCCGACATCCCCGTCTTGTAATACTGAAGTTCCTCCAGCCTCCTCGGCTTCGGCGCCGGACAATGGAGGAAACTCTGGCGAAGGAGTCTCTTCTGCAACCGATCAGGGTGGCGATGTTCCGCCGATTACTGCCACGTTTGCCGCTGCTAAAACTTTGTCTGTAATTCCTGATACAAACGGTTTCTACGATGTGGGCGATATCTACAAGGCTGCTCCTGAAACCTACAGAATCGCCTATGTGCTGCGCCATGCAGAACGTGAATCGGGACTGGGCCAGGAGTCTCAGCTGACCGAAGTGGGGGTTGCGCAGGCCTTGGCTGTTGGCGAAAAACTCTCCGGTGGCGACGAGTCCTTCTACTACGCTTCGACAGACTTTATCCGTACCCGCGAAACCTGCAACAATATTGCGAAGGGCCGCGGCGAAACGGCCAATGTCACGGAAACTCAGGCGGAACTGCTGAACGGAAGCTACTTCTTGACGGTTCCTTCGGATAGCTTGGATGCCTTTGCAAAGAAGAAAGGTGGCGGTTGGAAAATTATCTCGGTCTATGCGTATGGCGAAGACTACTATGCGGACCAAGTCGCGTTGCATTTCTACGATCTTTTTGAAAGGGGAAACCAGTTCGTGATGGAAAATATCGTTGCGAACATGCCGAAGTGGAAACGCGTCAGCATCTTGGTTTCTCACGATGTCCTGTTGGAACCGCTGGTTGTCTATGCGAGCAACAGGGAAGTGGACGTGAATTTTTACAGGAGCGGCCGCTGGGTGAATTATCTGACCGGTGTCGCCGTTGTGCTGAATGCAGAAAACCAGGTGGAACTTTATCCTGTCCGTGGAACCGATATCGGCTACATGACGCAGAAGAAAGTGGTTATCAGGACAGATTCTACGACGACCGTTGTTGATCCTGCTGAATAA
- a CDS encoding NAD(P)H-binding protein codes for MKVAVLGSTGLVGKNVLKLLARLPQVVRVFCPVRNVPDLNDLGILEGASKLDFKQVDFEQDDDAMRLFFYAGFVGCDAVVCCLGTTRKQAGSKAAQEKIDLRLPLKLAAIAKKAGVKNFLCVSAMGADSHSPYFYNRLKGQLEEGLDMIGFETLTLVRPSLLLGKHKDRRFGEELLQKTIGAHPEWIPAYVRPVHAETVAAHLVTSVLKPPTDHVCATDGTKGKRIIYNRVLANTKIDDLF; via the coding sequence ATGAAAGTTGCAGTTCTTGGCTCGACCGGTCTTGTCGGAAAGAATGTCTTGAAATTGCTCGCGCGCCTCCCGCAAGTGGTGCGCGTTTTTTGTCCTGTAAGGAATGTTCCTGATTTGAACGATCTTGGAATTCTTGAGGGGGCGTCAAAATTGGACTTTAAACAAGTTGATTTTGAACAAGATGATGATGCAATGCGACTGTTTTTCTATGCGGGGTTTGTCGGCTGCGATGCGGTGGTGTGTTGCCTTGGAACCACTCGCAAGCAGGCGGGAAGCAAGGCTGCCCAAGAAAAAATAGACTTGAGGCTTCCTCTAAAACTTGCCGCTATCGCCAAGAAGGCGGGGGTGAAAAACTTCCTGTGCGTAAGCGCCATGGGCGCCGACAGCCATTCGCCTTATTTTTATAACCGACTCAAGGGGCAACTGGAAGAAGGCCTCGATATGATAGGCTTTGAAACGCTGACGCTGGTGCGCCCGTCGCTTCTGCTTGGGAAACACAAGGACCGTCGTTTTGGCGAGGAACTGTTGCAGAAAACCATCGGGGCCCACCCTGAATGGATTCCGGCGTATGTGCGTCCGGTGCATGCAGAAACCGTTGCTGCCCATTTGGTGACATCTGTTTTGAAACCGCCCACGGATCACGTGTGCGCCACCGACGGCACGAAAGGCAAGCGGATTATCTATAACCGTGTGCTTGCCAATACGAAAATAGATGATTTGTTTTAG
- a CDS encoding ATP-dependent RecD-like DNA helicase, protein MVLEGSVKSITFHSPQNGFTVLRLIDSSTKKVVVVTGTLPELSVGENLRFEGDWGRHPKFGEQFQAKHFEIVETQSNNLEAYLGSGLFPGIGPKTAKAIVETFGDELRDILDYEPDRFRAKKIKGLSAAKVEQFLASWQENRHSRETLLFLYNHDITGSVAKKLWMKFGQDTISKIRENPYILCEEIWGIGFLKADEIAMKVGIPKDSPMRLQEAILYSLQEASLSDGHCYLPSNDLIGRTLKNLRIDVTDDDAIQNLLDQFKRICEAGRIKRHGEDCFYPSLDNAEQKIADIIKARLGENELPTYGFERELVDWEREHKFSFDPVQREAIRLATAHKICIITGGPGTGKTTILKGILHLARKMGENILLAAPTGRAAKRMGDCCGDKAYTIHRLLEVDPVTKKFNKNEFNKLDCNLLIVDEFSMVDTWLAASLLDAVPETARIVFVGDADQLPSVGPGNVLNDLLQCPRIPSVRLQHIFRQSGGNDIADKAAKINQGITPSPIEGPNFHFVPFETPEEAKLHLQQLIATGVKSKIDIDLKSDLQILVPMRKGPLGIIELNPFLQDLLNPGVPRQKMMGIGWSVGDRVMQIKNNYDKNVFNGDVGIVYSIYKEKRKIAVFFDEKLITYQDDELDELQLAYACTIHKSQGSEYPAVIVILDSSHYVMLQRNLIYTAITRAKGHVWILSAPGAFHQAVRNNRSTRRYTRLKERLN, encoded by the coding sequence ATGGTTCTCGAAGGTTCCGTCAAGTCCATTACCTTTCATAGTCCGCAGAACGGCTTCACCGTGCTGCGGCTTATTGATAGCAGCACGAAGAAGGTGGTGGTCGTTACGGGCACACTCCCTGAACTTTCCGTAGGCGAAAACCTGCGCTTCGAAGGGGACTGGGGACGCCACCCTAAATTCGGCGAGCAATTCCAGGCCAAGCATTTCGAAATCGTCGAAACGCAAAGCAACAATCTGGAAGCCTACCTCGGCAGCGGGCTTTTCCCAGGGATAGGCCCTAAGACCGCAAAGGCCATCGTCGAAACTTTCGGCGACGAACTTCGCGACATTCTGGACTACGAGCCCGACCGTTTCCGTGCCAAGAAAATCAAGGGTCTTTCGGCCGCGAAGGTAGAACAGTTCCTCGCCAGCTGGCAAGAAAATCGCCACAGCCGCGAAACCTTATTGTTCCTCTACAACCACGACATCACGGGCAGCGTTGCAAAAAAGCTGTGGATGAAATTCGGGCAGGACACCATCAGCAAAATCCGCGAGAACCCCTACATTCTCTGCGAAGAAATCTGGGGAATCGGATTCTTGAAAGCCGACGAAATCGCAATGAAAGTAGGCATCCCCAAAGACAGCCCCATGCGCCTGCAAGAGGCAATTCTTTACTCGCTGCAAGAAGCTTCACTTTCGGACGGTCACTGCTATTTGCCGAGCAACGATTTAATCGGCCGAACCCTCAAGAATTTGCGCATCGACGTCACCGACGACGACGCGATTCAAAATCTATTGGATCAGTTCAAGCGCATTTGCGAAGCGGGCCGCATCAAGCGCCACGGCGAAGACTGCTTTTACCCGTCGCTGGACAACGCGGAGCAGAAAATCGCAGACATCATCAAAGCACGCCTCGGCGAAAATGAATTGCCGACTTACGGCTTCGAGCGTGAGCTCGTGGACTGGGAACGCGAACACAAGTTCAGTTTCGACCCCGTGCAGCGCGAAGCCATTCGCCTTGCGACCGCACACAAGATTTGCATCATTACCGGCGGTCCAGGCACCGGCAAGACCACAATTCTCAAGGGAATCCTTCACCTTGCCCGCAAGATGGGCGAAAACATTCTGCTCGCCGCCCCGACGGGCCGCGCAGCCAAGCGCATGGGCGACTGTTGCGGCGACAAGGCCTACACCATCCACCGCCTCTTGGAAGTCGACCCCGTCACCAAGAAATTCAACAAGAACGAATTCAACAAGCTTGACTGCAACTTGCTGATTGTCGACGAATTCAGTATGGTGGACACCTGGCTTGCCGCCTCGCTCCTGGACGCCGTCCCCGAAACGGCCCGCATCGTCTTTGTAGGCGATGCCGACCAGCTTCCGAGCGTGGGCCCGGGCAACGTACTCAACGATCTGCTGCAATGTCCGCGCATTCCAAGTGTGCGCCTGCAGCACATCTTTAGGCAAAGCGGCGGCAATGACATCGCCGACAAGGCCGCCAAAATCAATCAGGGCATTACGCCGTCGCCCATCGAAGGCCCGAACTTTCACTTTGTTCCGTTCGAAACGCCCGAAGAAGCCAAGCTGCATTTACAGCAACTCATTGCCACCGGCGTCAAGAGCAAAATCGACATCGACCTTAAATCCGATTTGCAGATTCTTGTCCCCATGCGCAAAGGCCCCCTCGGCATCATCGAGCTGAACCCCTTCTTGCAAGACCTCTTGAACCCGGGCGTTCCGCGGCAAAAAATGATGGGCATCGGCTGGAGCGTGGGCGACCGCGTCATGCAAATCAAGAACAACTACGACAAGAACGTGTTCAACGGCGATGTCGGAATCGTCTACAGCATCTACAAAGAAAAGCGCAAAATCGCCGTCTTCTTCGACGAAAAACTCATCACCTACCAAGACGACGAACTCGACGAACTGCAACTCGCCTACGCCTGCACCATTCACAAGAGCCAGGGTAGCGAATACCCCGCCGTCATCGTGATTCTCGATTCCAGCCACTACGTGATGCTGCAGCGCAACTTAATCTACACCGCCATCACGCGCGCGAAAGGCCACGTGTGGATTCTTTCTGCCCCCGGCGCCTTCCACCAGGCCGTCCGCAACAACCGCAGCACCCGCCGCTACACGCGCCTCAAAGAAAGACTAAATTAA
- the ybaK gene encoding Cys-tRNA(Pro) deacylase — protein MEIKKTNAARILDRQKISYELIPYKVDENDLGAQHVADSLGEDINQVFKTILVHGDKIGYLICVVPGNLEVDLKGAAKVSGNKKIDTVPLKDLTPLTGYIRGGCSPLGLKKNFPIFIHETAMNFPYIYVSAGERGLQLKVAPADLVKATHATVGVIARVPPEAPED, from the coding sequence ATGGAAATCAAGAAGACGAATGCGGCGAGAATTCTAGACCGCCAAAAAATTTCTTACGAACTCATCCCCTACAAGGTCGATGAAAACGACCTCGGCGCGCAACACGTGGCCGACAGCCTCGGCGAAGACATCAACCAAGTTTTCAAGACCATTCTTGTTCACGGCGACAAGATCGGCTACTTAATTTGTGTGGTACCGGGCAACCTCGAAGTGGACCTGAAGGGGGCCGCCAAGGTGAGCGGCAACAAGAAAATCGACACCGTCCCGCTCAAGGACTTGACGCCGCTGACCGGCTACATCCGCGGCGGTTGCAGCCCGCTCGGCCTCAAGAAGAACTTCCCTATTTTCATTCACGAAACCGCGATGAATTTTCCTTACATCTATGTAAGTGCAGGTGAACGCGGATTGCAACTGAAAGTTGCACCCGCCGACCTCGTAAAGGCGACCCACGCCACGGTCGGCGTAATCGCGCGAGTCCCGCCCGAAGCACCCGAAGATTAA
- a CDS encoding very short patch repair endonuclease has protein sequence MKRRHKKRIPMNRSQMMQAVHSEDTKPEMLVRRSLFKAGFRYKLHRRDLPGSPDLFVLKYNVVVFVNGCFWHQHGCKFTSHPKSNPDFWNDKFTNNVVRDIKTNWKLSLQGYRVATVWECSIKNDFDRTIERLKAFITSDEESIEI, from the coding sequence ATGAAACGCCGCCACAAAAAACGCATTCCCATGAACCGCTCGCAAATGATGCAGGCGGTCCATTCGGAAGACACGAAGCCAGAAATGCTTGTGCGGCGTTCGCTTTTTAAGGCGGGTTTCCGTTATAAATTGCACCGGCGAGATTTACCCGGATCTCCGGACTTATTTGTATTGAAATACAACGTGGTTGTTTTCGTGAACGGTTGCTTTTGGCACCAGCATGGCTGCAAGTTTACGAGTCACCCCAAGAGCAATCCTGATTTCTGGAACGATAAATTCACGAACAATGTCGTTCGCGATATCAAGACGAACTGGAAACTTTCCTTACAAGGCTATCGCGTTGCTACCGTATGGGAATGTTCCATCAAGAACGACTTTGACCGCACCATAGAACGCCTCAAGGCATTTATCACAAGCGACGAAGAAAGCATCGAGATTTGA
- a CDS encoding glycoside hydrolase family 16 protein translates to MRHKMFRAIFNITATATIVATGILAACTSDSSSSGPVEEQPACSSSYMDSPAEPESSSSATEPKFSSVTLQSSSSDKVTEPAEVTSSSSSSPYLWHDEFDSIDTAKWTFEIGTGASGWGNNEWQYYTARKENAYVQDGILHIRANKEDYEGAKYTSARMITKGKFSFTYGTIEARIALPTGNGIWPAFWMLGENIDAVSWPACGEIDIIEAVNDENVVYGTNHWQYEGGHAQYGNSTKDYYGTSKVLDITQFHNYKMVWNEKLIAMYVDDFKYQEIAIENAKDGLEAFHKPHFFILNVAVAGSWPGFDVDDAQFPNEMLVDYIRVLK, encoded by the coding sequence ATGCGTCACAAGATGTTCCGAGCCATTTTCAACATAACGGCAACAGCGACAATCGTCGCCACGGGGATTCTTGCGGCATGCACCTCCGATTCGAGCAGTTCCGGCCCCGTTGAGGAACAGCCCGCGTGCAGTTCCTCTTACATGGACTCCCCCGCTGAACCTGAATCGTCCAGCAGCGCCACCGAGCCCAAATTTAGCAGTGTCACACTGCAATCGAGCAGTAGCGACAAGGTCACTGAGCCTGCCGAAGTGACTTCCAGCAGCAGTTCTTCCCCTTACCTCTGGCACGACGAATTTGACTCGATCGACACCGCAAAGTGGACTTTCGAAATCGGTACAGGCGCAAGCGGCTGGGGCAACAACGAATGGCAATACTACACCGCACGCAAGGAAAACGCCTATGTGCAAGACGGCATTCTCCACATCCGCGCGAACAAGGAAGATTACGAGGGTGCGAAATACACTTCTGCCCGCATGATTACCAAAGGGAAATTCAGTTTCACCTACGGCACCATCGAGGCACGCATCGCACTGCCTACAGGCAACGGCATCTGGCCCGCCTTCTGGATGCTCGGAGAAAACATCGACGCAGTCTCCTGGCCCGCCTGTGGCGAAATCGACATCATCGAGGCTGTAAATGACGAGAATGTCGTCTACGGCACCAACCATTGGCAATACGAAGGTGGCCACGCCCAATACGGCAACAGCACCAAGGATTACTATGGTACAAGCAAGGTTCTCGACATCACTCAGTTCCATAACTACAAGATGGTCTGGAACGAAAAGCTCATCGCGATGTATGTCGACGATTTTAAGTACCAAGAAATCGCTATTGAAAACGCGAAGGACGGCCTAGAGGCCTTCCACAAACCGCATTTTTTTATACTGAACGTCGCCGTCGCGGGCAGTTGGCCCGGTTTCGATGTAGATGATGCTCAATTTCCGAACGAGATGCTAGTCGACTACATCCGTGTTTTAAAATAA